The following proteins are encoded in a genomic region of Dioscorea cayenensis subsp. rotundata cultivar TDr96_F1 chromosome 8, TDr96_F1_v2_PseudoChromosome.rev07_lg8_w22 25.fasta, whole genome shotgun sequence:
- the LOC120267746 gene encoding glycerophosphodiester phosphodiesterase GDPDL4-like isoform X1, with translation MLGMSSFFSFLIAFLLFLSLVTAQLAKPSSWQTLSGSAPLVVAKGGFSGIFPDSSSAAYELAMMSSKTDTILWCDVRLTKDGFGICLPDIKLDNCTNIAYVFPNGKNKYIINGVLTKGWFSVDYALKDLANVGCKFFNLSYKPKFSVSYFENADYSKFKFLLMNYDLYIDNTLLMQAVVQAIYSRTEKFDLAYGIFGVEDVVALKPPGLWLNIQHDAFYSQHLLNMTRYILSVSKNVTVNYVSSPEVDFLRNLVREFRGTKTKLVFRFLEYDDTEPTMNQKYSSLLKNLTFIKTFASGILVPKEYIWNATNEPYLLPHTSVVTDAHKVGLEVFASGFHNDAIIPFNYTYDPLAEYLNYVDNGDFSVDGVLTDHPITSSEAIDCYSHMDKNNNSDLGKPTIISYNGASSDYPDCTDLAYNQAVLDGADFIDCPVQMTKDGVPICMSSIDLIQVTTVTTSAFRARISTLPELQAATGIFVFNFTWEEIHNLKPVISSPEINYGMVRNPRFKYSGQFMKLLDFLAFAKDKALSGVTIKINNAAFLVEKLGFDVVNEVINALNSTGYNNLSTQQVMIQSNSSSVLMKFKQQTKYNLSYVVHESISNADNSSIADIANFAHSVAIDKKSIFLENYNYIIDQTQVVKRLKSAGLAVYVYVLQNEFVTHFWDFFMDPYVEINSYVNISGVDGIITDSPRTTKTYRRNTCAKSGGFPNYMEALGVGTLWTLIPPVVLPPAVAPFPVLDAADVLESPLPSVKGAKTGPSTSPSPPTAPAPSSSNVHLNSVALISLSVIMMKLTLW, from the exons ATGCTGGGAATGAGttctttcttctcctttctcattgcattccttctctttctctccctgGTCACTGCTCAGCTAGCAAAGCCATCATCTTGGCAGACCTTGAGTG GTTCTGCCCCGTTAGTAGTTGCCAAGGGGGGATTCTCAGGGATCTTTCCAGACTCTAGTTCAGCAGCTTATGAATTAGCAATGATGAGCAGTAAAACTGATACAATTCTATGGTGTGATGTACGATTAACAAAGGATGGCTTTGGAATCTGTCTTCCTGATATCAAGTTAGACAATTGTACCAACATTGCTTATGTATTTCCTAAtgggaaaaataaatacatcattaaTGGTGTCCTCACAAAAGGATGGTTTTCAGTGGACTATGCTTTGAAAGATCTGGCAAATGTCGGCTGTAAGTTCTTCAATTTATCCTACAAACCGAAATTTTCTGTTTCATACTTCGAAAATGCTGACTACTCCAAATTTAAGTTCTTGTTGATGAATTATGACCTATATATTGACAACACCTTGCTCATGCAAGCAGTAGTTCAGGCAATTTATTCTCGAACCGAGAAATTTGATTTGGCCTATGGAATCTTTGGTGTTGAAGATGTAGTAGCTCTTAAGCCACCAGGACTATGGTTAAATATACAG CATGATGCATTCTACAGTCAACACCTTTTGAACATGACAAGGTATATACTTTCAGTATCAAAAAATGTTACTGTAAATTATGTCTCATCACCAGAAGTTGATTTCCTCCGCAATCTAGTGAGAGAATTTAGGGGAACCAAGACGAAACTTGTGTTTCGATTTCTCGAGTATGATGATACTGAACCTACCATGAACCAAAAATATAGTTCTTTATTGAAAAATCTTACCTTTATCAAGACATTTGCTTCCGGAATTCTTGTGCCCAAGGAATACATTTGGAATGCAACAAATGAACCATATCTACTACCTCACACCTCTGTTGTCACAGACGCACATAAAGTAGGACTTGAAGTATTTGCTTCAGGCTTCCATAATGATGCAATTATTCCCTTCAATTATACCTATGATCCTTTAGCCGAATACCTTAACTATGTGGATAATGGTGACTTCTCAGTCGATGGTGTGCTTACCGACCATCCTATAACCTCATCGGAGGCCATAG ATTGCTATTCTCATATGGACAAGAATAATAACTCTGATCTCG GAAAGCCGACTATTATCTCCTACAATGGAGCTAGTAGTGACTACCCAGACTGCACAGATCTTGCTTACAATCAAGCAGTTCTAGATGGTGCTGATTTTATTGACTGTCCTGTTCAAATGACAAAAGATGGAGTTCCTATATGCATGAGTTCAATAGACCTTATTCAAGTTACTACAGTAACAACATCGGCTTTTAGAGCGCGTATTTCTACATTACCTGAACTTCAGGCAGCTACTGGAATTTTTGTCTTCAATTTCACATGGGAAGAAATTCACAATTTGAAAC CCGTTATATCAAGTCCAGAGATAAACTACGGCATGGTCAGAAACCCAAGATTTAAATACAGTGGGCAGTTCATGAAATTATTGGATTTTCTGGCATTTGCGAAAGACAAGGCCTTATCTGGAGTCACTATTAAAATAAAC AATGCTGCTTTCCTTGTGGAGAAGTTGGGCTTTGATGTAGTCAATGAAGTCATCAACGCTCTAAACAGTACAGGCTACAACAACCTCTCTACTCAGCAAGTTATGATCCAATCAAACAGCAGTTCAGTCCTGATGAAGTTCAAGCAGCAAACCAAGTACAATCTCAGCTACGTGGTCCACGAATCCATTAGCAATGCCGATAACTCCTCCATTGCAGACATCGCAAACTTTGCTCACTCTGTGGCCATTGACAAGAAATCTATATTCCTCGAAAACTATAACTACATTATTGACCAGACACAGGTTGTGAAAAGATTGAAGTCTGCTGGTCTTGCGGTGTACGTATATGTTCTCCAGAACGAGTTTGTAACACATTTCTGGGATTTCTTCATGGACCCATATGTGGAGATCAATTCATATGTTAATATATCAGGAGTTGATGGCATTATCACCGATTCCCCGCGAACAACTAAGACATATAGAA GAAATACTTGTGCAAAATCTGGTGGGTTTCCAAATTATATGGAAGCTTTAGGAGTTGGCACATTATGGACACTTATTCCCCCTGTTGTTCTGCCGCCGGCTGTTGCTCCATTTCCGGTCTTGGATGCCGCTGATGTTTTGGAGTCACCTCTGCCTTCAGTAAAAGGTGCAAAAACAGGGCCATccacttctccatctcctccaaCTGCACCAGCTCCAAGTAGTTCAAATGTCCACCTAAACTCTGTTGCTTTAATCTCTCTCTCTGTAATAATGATGAAATTGACGTTGTGGTGA
- the LOC120267746 gene encoding glycerophosphodiester phosphodiesterase GDPDL4-like isoform X2, with protein MLGMSSFFSFLIAFLLFLSLVTAQLAKPSSWQTLSGSAPLVVAKGGFSGIFPDSSSAAYELAMMSSKTDTILWCDVRLTKDGFGICLPDIKLDNCTNIAYVFPNGKNKYIINGVLTKGWFSVDYALKDLANVGLVQAIYSRTEKFDLAYGIFGVEDVVALKPPGLWLNIQHDAFYSQHLLNMTRYILSVSKNVTVNYVSSPEVDFLRNLVREFRGTKTKLVFRFLEYDDTEPTMNQKYSSLLKNLTFIKTFASGILVPKEYIWNATNEPYLLPHTSVVTDAHKVGLEVFASGFHNDAIIPFNYTYDPLAEYLNYVDNGDFSVDGVLTDHPITSSEAIDCYSHMDKNNNSDLGKPTIISYNGASSDYPDCTDLAYNQAVLDGADFIDCPVQMTKDGVPICMSSIDLIQVTTVTTSAFRARISTLPELQAATGIFVFNFTWEEIHNLKPVISSPEINYGMVRNPRFKYSGQFMKLLDFLAFAKDKALSGVTIKINNAAFLVEKLGFDVVNEVINALNSTGYNNLSTQQVMIQSNSSSVLMKFKQQTKYNLSYVVHESISNADNSSIADIANFAHSVAIDKKSIFLENYNYIIDQTQVVKRLKSAGLAVYVYVLQNEFVTHFWDFFMDPYVEINSYVNISGVDGIITDSPRTTKTYRRNTCAKSGGFPNYMEALGVGTLWTLIPPVVLPPAVAPFPVLDAADVLESPLPSVKGAKTGPSTSPSPPTAPAPSSSNVHLNSVALISLSVIMMKLTLW; from the exons ATGCTGGGAATGAGttctttcttctcctttctcattgcattccttctctttctctccctgGTCACTGCTCAGCTAGCAAAGCCATCATCTTGGCAGACCTTGAGTG GTTCTGCCCCGTTAGTAGTTGCCAAGGGGGGATTCTCAGGGATCTTTCCAGACTCTAGTTCAGCAGCTTATGAATTAGCAATGATGAGCAGTAAAACTGATACAATTCTATGGTGTGATGTACGATTAACAAAGGATGGCTTTGGAATCTGTCTTCCTGATATCAAGTTAGACAATTGTACCAACATTGCTTATGTATTTCCTAAtgggaaaaataaatacatcattaaTGGTGTCCTCACAAAAGGATGGTTTTCAGTGGACTATGCTTTGAAAGATCTGGCAAATGTCGGCT TAGTTCAGGCAATTTATTCTCGAACCGAGAAATTTGATTTGGCCTATGGAATCTTTGGTGTTGAAGATGTAGTAGCTCTTAAGCCACCAGGACTATGGTTAAATATACAG CATGATGCATTCTACAGTCAACACCTTTTGAACATGACAAGGTATATACTTTCAGTATCAAAAAATGTTACTGTAAATTATGTCTCATCACCAGAAGTTGATTTCCTCCGCAATCTAGTGAGAGAATTTAGGGGAACCAAGACGAAACTTGTGTTTCGATTTCTCGAGTATGATGATACTGAACCTACCATGAACCAAAAATATAGTTCTTTATTGAAAAATCTTACCTTTATCAAGACATTTGCTTCCGGAATTCTTGTGCCCAAGGAATACATTTGGAATGCAACAAATGAACCATATCTACTACCTCACACCTCTGTTGTCACAGACGCACATAAAGTAGGACTTGAAGTATTTGCTTCAGGCTTCCATAATGATGCAATTATTCCCTTCAATTATACCTATGATCCTTTAGCCGAATACCTTAACTATGTGGATAATGGTGACTTCTCAGTCGATGGTGTGCTTACCGACCATCCTATAACCTCATCGGAGGCCATAG ATTGCTATTCTCATATGGACAAGAATAATAACTCTGATCTCG GAAAGCCGACTATTATCTCCTACAATGGAGCTAGTAGTGACTACCCAGACTGCACAGATCTTGCTTACAATCAAGCAGTTCTAGATGGTGCTGATTTTATTGACTGTCCTGTTCAAATGACAAAAGATGGAGTTCCTATATGCATGAGTTCAATAGACCTTATTCAAGTTACTACAGTAACAACATCGGCTTTTAGAGCGCGTATTTCTACATTACCTGAACTTCAGGCAGCTACTGGAATTTTTGTCTTCAATTTCACATGGGAAGAAATTCACAATTTGAAAC CCGTTATATCAAGTCCAGAGATAAACTACGGCATGGTCAGAAACCCAAGATTTAAATACAGTGGGCAGTTCATGAAATTATTGGATTTTCTGGCATTTGCGAAAGACAAGGCCTTATCTGGAGTCACTATTAAAATAAAC AATGCTGCTTTCCTTGTGGAGAAGTTGGGCTTTGATGTAGTCAATGAAGTCATCAACGCTCTAAACAGTACAGGCTACAACAACCTCTCTACTCAGCAAGTTATGATCCAATCAAACAGCAGTTCAGTCCTGATGAAGTTCAAGCAGCAAACCAAGTACAATCTCAGCTACGTGGTCCACGAATCCATTAGCAATGCCGATAACTCCTCCATTGCAGACATCGCAAACTTTGCTCACTCTGTGGCCATTGACAAGAAATCTATATTCCTCGAAAACTATAACTACATTATTGACCAGACACAGGTTGTGAAAAGATTGAAGTCTGCTGGTCTTGCGGTGTACGTATATGTTCTCCAGAACGAGTTTGTAACACATTTCTGGGATTTCTTCATGGACCCATATGTGGAGATCAATTCATATGTTAATATATCAGGAGTTGATGGCATTATCACCGATTCCCCGCGAACAACTAAGACATATAGAA GAAATACTTGTGCAAAATCTGGTGGGTTTCCAAATTATATGGAAGCTTTAGGAGTTGGCACATTATGGACACTTATTCCCCCTGTTGTTCTGCCGCCGGCTGTTGCTCCATTTCCGGTCTTGGATGCCGCTGATGTTTTGGAGTCACCTCTGCCTTCAGTAAAAGGTGCAAAAACAGGGCCATccacttctccatctcctccaaCTGCACCAGCTCCAAGTAGTTCAAATGTCCACCTAAACTCTGTTGCTTTAATCTCTCTCTCTGTAATAATGATGAAATTGACGTTGTGGTGA
- the LOC120267585 gene encoding uncharacterized protein LOC120267585 — protein sequence MASTTLMAARPTPPSSPSLLQMKQRDAVYVVAVPLRAANGPPQMLVSAAYSLALWDAQHFMVAIKPDPSLAQAFIFDFQPKDPEGFYAAFAAAFQRPIPGLILKRAMRRLPKSRCWFVGYASSDGVDVADKFSEDWPTDLIVGKHDCRNYTNELVEHLTGEQRVLDRLRASLSI from the exons ATGGCTTCCACAACGCTCATGGCAGCTCGGCCAACGCCTCCATCCTCTCCTTCGCTGCTTCAAATGAAGCAACGAGATGCTGTATACGTTGTAGCGGTGCCTCTGCGCGCTGCCAATGGCCCGCCCCAGATGCTCGTCTCCGCAGCCTACTCTCTCGCCCTCTGGGATGCGCAACACTTCATGGTCGCCATCAAACCAGATCCATCTCTTGCCCAG gcttttatttttgattttcaaCCTAAAGATCCAGAGGGCTTCTATGCAGCATTTGCAGCTGCATTTCAGAGACCAATCCCAG GACTCATACTGAAGAGGGCAATGAGGAGGCTGCCCAAAAGTAGGTGCTGGTTTGTTGGTTATGCTAGTTCTGATGGTGTAGATGTTGCTGACAAGTTCAGTGAAGATTGGCCTACGGATTTAATAGTTGGCAAGCATGATTGTCGCAATTACACCAATG AACTGGTAGAACATCTGACTGGAGAACAACGGGTGCTTGATCGATTAAGAGCAAGTTTGAGTATTTGA
- the LOC120267586 gene encoding uncharacterized protein LOC120267586, with the protein MVSSSCSSEMRRVLAAVKRRLSLTKKTARVADESSVGRVDGDGLIGNPVTGRGGSPFSGFFMLMLAPLEAVSYLVCRPGDGSGDVWPAGELPRASEMDYLMVRDSMRYAIYV; encoded by the coding sequence ATGGTAAGCTCTAGTTGTTCTTCGGAGATGAGGCGTGTCTTGGCTGCTGTGAAACGGAGACTGAGCTTAACTAAGAAGACGGCGAGAGTGGCCGATGAAAGTTCGGTAGGAAGAGTTGATGGTGATGGACTAATAGGAAACCCGGTTACCGGCCGAGGAGGTAGTCCTTTTTCCGGGTTTTTTATGTTGATGCTTGCTCCTCTTGAAGCGGTATCTTATCTTGTTTGTCGGCCCGGTGATGGCTCCGGTGATGTTTGGCCGGCCGGTGAGCTTCCAAGGGCCTCGGAGATGGATTATCTTATGGTACGTGATAGCATGAGATATGCTATTTATGTTTAG